The Bacillus sp. FJAT-27916 genomic interval TTAGATTGATAGAGAGCAGAGATGATTATGCCTTATATTTGCTTCTTATTACAACAGGTATGAGAAAAGGAGAATTGTTGGGCTTAAAATGGTGTGATGTAGATTTTGACAAAGGAAAATTACACATAAGACGAAGTCTATGCCGGGTTAATGGGGAAGGGTTAGTTTTGAAAAATCCAAAAACAACACAATCTAATCGCCAGATTTCCATTTCTTCATATGTGCGAGACGTATTGAGAAAGCATTATGAAAAACAACAAAAAGTAATAAAGGCTTATCAGGGGCATTTCAATTTAGAAGAATTGGTTTTCTGTAATAGTAAAGGGACTTTTAAAGATCCTAATAATCTGTTAAGGGAATTTAATCACATAATTAAAACAGCCTCACTACCGAAAGTCACAATCCACAATTTACGACATTTACACGCAACACTAATGTTGAAAAATGGTGAAAATCCGAAGGTTGTGTCAGAAAGATTAGGCCATAGCCGGATTGGAATCACAATGGATACATATTCTCACGTAGTACCGGATATTCAAGATGCAGCAGCTTTACGATTTGAGGA includes:
- a CDS encoding tyrosine-type recombinase/integrase; the protein is MAKIKKNKEKNYYYFRESLGYDAYGKRCHPYKSGFKTKGEAEIYQAKLRIAFAEGTYVKASKTTFLEFIKEWFEFYRRNVEKTTAQNRWPLIKNHIVPYFEGKRLDKITPRMLDDFYSKKLGEGLSGKTVRELHNLLNRAFSQAVKWSYLQNNPVANATPPRVVKKEMVVWDEGELKRFLRLIESRDDYALYLLLITTGMRKGELLGLKWCDVDFDKGKLHIRRSLCRVNGEGLVLKNPKTTQSNRQISISSYVRDVLRKHYEKQQKVIKAYQGHFNLEELVFCNSKGTFKDPNNLLREFNHIIKTASLPKVTIHNLRHLHATLMLKNGENPKVVSERLGHSRIGITMDTYSHVVPDIQDAAALRFEEAYLSKQGA